The Pseudomonas parafulva genome window below encodes:
- the pgm gene encoding phosphoglucomutase (alpha-D-glucose-1,6-bisphosphate-dependent), which produces MTLSPLAGKPAPASVLVDIPRLLTAYYTGRPDASIAAQRVAFGTSGHRGTSFELSFNEHHVLAITQAICLYRQEKGIDGPLFIGADTHALSAPAAASALEVLAANGVQVRLSKDDEYTPTPAVSHAILCYNRGRQQGLADGIVITPSHNPPQSGGFKYNPPNGGPADSDVTKWIEAKANELLAAELAGVKRMRYAQALQAATTERHDYLGNYVADLENVIDFEVIRNAKLRLGVDPLGGAGVRYWSAIAERYGLDLEVVNTEVDPTFRFMSVDWDGQIRMDPSSPHAMQGLIGLRERFDVAFACDPDHDRHGIVTADGLLQPNNYLAVAIDYLFRHRPHWRQDAAVGKTVVSSGMIDRVTAQLGRELYEVPVGFKYFAQGLFEGTLGFGGEESAGASFLRLDGSVWATDKDGLIPALLAAEMTARTGRNPSQAYADLTATLGKPYATRVEAKADARQKALLSKLAPEQVTSTELAGEAIEQILSHAPGNGQAIGGLKVMTANGWFAARPSGTEDIYKIYAESFIDEAHLQRLVQEAQVLVDAAIR; this is translated from the coding sequence ATGACGCTCAGTCCTTTGGCAGGCAAGCCGGCTCCCGCCAGCGTGCTGGTCGATATTCCCCGCCTGTTGACGGCCTACTACACCGGTCGCCCGGACGCCTCCATCGCCGCCCAGCGCGTGGCCTTCGGCACCTCGGGGCACCGTGGCACTTCGTTCGAGCTGAGCTTCAACGAGCACCATGTGTTGGCCATCACCCAGGCGATCTGTCTGTATCGCCAGGAAAAAGGCATTGATGGCCCGCTGTTCATCGGCGCCGACACCCACGCCTTGTCAGCCCCGGCTGCCGCCAGCGCCCTCGAAGTCTTGGCGGCCAATGGCGTGCAGGTGCGGCTGTCCAAGGATGACGAATACACCCCGACACCCGCAGTGTCCCACGCCATTCTCTGCTACAACCGTGGGCGCCAGCAGGGGCTGGCCGACGGTATCGTCATCACCCCGTCGCACAATCCGCCCCAGAGCGGCGGCTTCAAGTACAACCCGCCCAACGGCGGGCCGGCCGACAGCGATGTGACCAAGTGGATCGAGGCCAAGGCCAATGAACTGCTGGCGGCCGAGCTGGCTGGCGTAAAACGCATGCGCTACGCCCAGGCGTTGCAGGCCGCGACCACCGAGCGCCATGACTACCTCGGCAACTACGTCGCCGACCTGGAAAACGTCATCGACTTCGAGGTGATTCGCAACGCCAAGCTGCGCCTGGGCGTCGACCCATTGGGTGGCGCTGGCGTGCGCTACTGGTCGGCCATCGCCGAGCGCTATGGCCTGGATCTGGAAGTGGTCAACACCGAGGTCGATCCAACCTTCCGCTTCATGAGCGTCGACTGGGACGGGCAGATCCGCATGGACCCATCCTCGCCCCACGCCATGCAAGGCCTGATCGGCTTGCGCGAGCGCTTCGACGTGGCGTTCGCCTGCGACCCGGACCACGACCGCCATGGCATCGTCACTGCTGACGGGCTGCTGCAGCCGAACAACTACCTGGCCGTGGCCATCGACTATCTGTTCCGTCATCGCCCGCACTGGCGTCAGGACGCAGCCGTCGGCAAGACCGTGGTGAGCAGTGGGATGATCGACCGGGTCACCGCACAACTGGGCCGTGAGCTCTACGAAGTGCCAGTGGGCTTCAAGTACTTCGCCCAAGGCCTGTTCGAAGGCACGCTCGGCTTTGGCGGCGAGGAAAGTGCCGGCGCCTCGTTCCTGCGCCTGGACGGCAGCGTCTGGGCCACCGACAAGGACGGCCTGATTCCAGCACTGCTGGCGGCCGAGATGACCGCCCGCACCGGACGCAACCCGAGCCAGGCCTACGCTGACCTCACCGCCACTCTGGGCAAACCCTACGCCACCCGTGTAGAGGCCAAGGCCGATGCCCGGCAAAAAGCGCTGCTGAGCAAGCTGGCGCCCGAGCAGGTAACGTCCACCGAGCTGGCAGGCGAAGCCATCGAGCAGATTCTCAGCCACGCGCCTGGCAACGGTCAGGCCATCGGTGGTCTGAAGGTGATGACCGCCAATGGCTGGTTCGCCGCACGTCCATCGGGCACCGAGGACATCTACAAGATCTACGCCGAAAGCTTCATCGACGAAGCGCACCTGCAGCGACTGGTACAGGAAGCGCAGGTCTTGGTGGATGCCGCGATCCGCTGA
- a CDS encoding pirin family protein produces the protein MLQLRPFESLGHANHGWLDAHHHFSFAEYYDPQRMNWGNLRVWNDDLIAAGSGFPPHPHRDMEIITYVREGAISHQDNLGNKGRTEAGDVQVMSAGTGIVHGEYNLEPVDTRIFQIWIVPENVGGAPSWGTRPFPKGERGEGFVTLASGREEPGDTLRIRADARLVAATLHAGESAEYRFDEGRRGYLVPAKGVVEVNGVRAHARDGVAVEDERVVRVTAIEDSEIVLVDVA, from the coding sequence ATGCTGCAACTGCGCCCCTTCGAGAGCCTGGGCCACGCCAATCATGGCTGGCTCGACGCCCACCATCACTTTTCCTTCGCCGAGTACTACGACCCGCAGCGTATGAACTGGGGCAACCTGCGGGTATGGAACGACGACCTGATCGCGGCCGGCAGCGGATTCCCACCCCATCCTCATCGGGACATGGAAATCATCACCTACGTGCGTGAGGGAGCAATCAGTCACCAGGACAACCTGGGCAACAAGGGCCGTACCGAAGCCGGGGACGTTCAGGTGATGAGTGCCGGGACCGGCATCGTTCACGGCGAATACAACCTGGAGCCGGTCGACACGCGTATTTTCCAGATCTGGATCGTGCCGGAGAACGTCGGTGGAGCGCCGTCCTGGGGCACTCGTCCGTTTCCCAAAGGCGAGCGTGGCGAAGGCTTCGTCACCTTGGCCAGCGGCCGTGAGGAACCCGGCGATACCCTGCGCATCCGCGCCGATGCACGCTTGGTGGCGGCCACCCTGCACGCTGGCGAAAGTGCCGAGTACCGATTCGATGAGGGGCGCCGTGGCTACCTGGTGCCTGCCAAGGGTGTGGTCGAAGTCAATGGCGTGCGCGCCCATGCACGAGATGGCGTCGCCGTCGAAGATGAACGGGTCGTGCGGGTCACGGCCATCGAAGACAGCGAGATCGTGCTGGTGGATGTCGCCTGA
- a CDS encoding NEL-type E3 ubiquitin ligase domain-containing protein, whose protein sequence is MTPPLHQRQILTALPNWSTQLHADHARQLLGSQRKPYLDAQGQPLAWYAAAPDSDQRALDNALEQRDGSLRELQGALAGLQGVTEFCRPLLQARVPRNVSVDRTYYRSQAARVEQPGSSPQHMEYTPTGKPRLSSLLEAALHNFAGPLDTPAFSSLQCGDDPRVAPPLSLREFITLCREVDLGRRYQEHLASIYDTADAQRIHSLSIQARQDELRVQTRLAQLKNDISQRESVALHAFCVATAPSNCGFTRISCQRLELFGIPLHELLLLTLHGPAGNRHILYLPGIQTAALRSFASLPEAHADLVCRLKQATQRRALLGLAPLSLQPELATHLRRALYSNPNVSDDSALQPRDQVHLQAQLKDLPDMPWTHLQQLHLQRIKGDARCVAVPTADVDAQARLRRLAFWEDIGLSVLNVAAAFIPALNPLMLWIAGSQLVGGLFYAIQSWEAGDTAQALAQVESLLVNVAIAGVSVGAAKVVGARLVDDLQPIEVNERPLLWRPDLEHYRSAATLPQTLAPDAQGLYWQQGRSYIRLQQSMHEVVSDMQDQWYVRHPSDEQAYRPPLQHNGRGAWRLAYDNPLEWETDELLARQGSVGESLSAAQRNAALQITGLSADVLRRQLIDGAALPSPLEDLLLRLEGRETALPQGTSAAARLSAQFPELPACALDELLDHASPAERQRMAPSDGRIPLRVLEEARLLQATIRLNRAILGLYQQHLATRDTALLRSGLSGGAVTSDAELFAVAVNDRPRASHVLGQQRRPGAFRSPLRLSEGRVGYPLSGRGTPLDHPTAAQRRLARLFPAASHSQLQDVQKTLSAAGDLGQGLLDLERQWQDLHQTLLRWKHSEAGLFENDARIECARRLYRAWRRETDGELVLDRMTLDELPELTTVFPTIRHVRIDSLGLLRLPAKLFECFPALESLSITGNFEIDSAALTEALQQAVKVRRLDLSSNALTDLGVLAPALRAMPHLRHLVLSRNALRLSVADVEMLAQRRLDSLDLHNNRIQLDAATAEAFQGLIDLRELDLSINPLTVAPDVSYMARLSRLDLSRANLDRWPEGLILLMSQLQYQLRQVDLSFNNLHNLEALDTVLATPFVRDVAQQRPGLRLSLHYNLMDEAPLSRLRRSGLTIYEHDEVRASNWQQFYLDGRTDEHVQLWNELHGMPENQALFEQLQIVTDSAQAQRQPQAMSARAWAILEQAAADTRLRDQLNAVAESYPVTCGDAGTDALSALETELYLHQLANDPTPLHSKWQALRKVYRRSLVNRLADRIALARTLRKAALQAVEAHASIPSLDPLDDPEAVPDTWLRHGLVDDIEIRLALRQSLAVILDYPEPEAGMLYESTANLTPTVRNKVVKEVRRLEESSNLRRAWLLEQPTWRYSVRRAHEQAFSTSTDFWQPGMDYLDSCVDALAPRVDHLSASVKACLEQALGLVLPQAEGRLSPVSLTDAQYTQAANALLAEQQRVELGLFDSFTREVEQA, encoded by the coding sequence ATGACCCCACCCCTGCACCAACGACAAATCCTCACCGCCTTGCCGAACTGGAGCACCCAACTGCATGCCGACCACGCCCGGCAACTGCTGGGCAGTCAGCGCAAGCCTTATCTCGATGCGCAGGGTCAACCTCTGGCCTGGTATGCCGCCGCGCCAGACAGCGATCAGCGCGCCCTGGACAACGCGCTTGAGCAGCGCGACGGCAGCCTGCGCGAACTGCAGGGAGCGCTGGCGGGACTACAGGGCGTCACAGAGTTCTGCCGACCGCTGCTGCAAGCGCGTGTGCCCCGCAACGTCTCGGTGGATCGCACGTACTACCGCAGCCAAGCGGCGCGGGTTGAGCAGCCAGGGAGCTCGCCGCAGCACATGGAGTACACGCCGACTGGCAAGCCGAGACTTTCGAGTCTGCTGGAAGCGGCCCTGCACAATTTCGCCGGCCCGCTGGACACCCCTGCATTCTCCAGCCTGCAGTGCGGCGACGATCCGCGCGTGGCGCCGCCGCTGAGCCTGCGCGAGTTCATTACGCTCTGCCGCGAAGTTGATCTGGGCCGGCGCTATCAGGAGCATCTGGCCTCAATCTACGACACGGCCGATGCCCAGCGTATCCACAGTTTGTCCATTCAAGCGCGACAGGATGAGTTACGCGTGCAGACGCGCCTGGCGCAGTTGAAAAACGATATAAGCCAGCGTGAATCGGTGGCTTTGCACGCCTTCTGCGTGGCGACTGCGCCATCGAACTGCGGCTTCACGCGGATCAGTTGCCAGCGCTTGGAACTGTTCGGCATCCCCCTGCATGAACTCCTCCTGCTCACCCTGCATGGCCCGGCTGGAAACCGGCATATCCTCTATCTGCCAGGTATCCAGACGGCTGCGCTCAGGAGTTTCGCCTCGCTGCCCGAGGCCCATGCCGACCTGGTCTGTCGGCTCAAGCAGGCGACCCAGCGCCGCGCGCTGCTCGGTCTGGCCCCACTGAGCCTGCAACCTGAGTTGGCCACTCATCTGCGTAGGGCCCTGTACAGCAACCCAAACGTCAGCGACGACAGCGCGCTGCAGCCACGTGATCAAGTGCATCTGCAGGCGCAGCTCAAGGACCTGCCGGACATGCCCTGGACACACCTGCAGCAGTTGCACCTGCAGCGGATCAAGGGCGATGCACGCTGCGTCGCCGTACCGACCGCCGACGTGGATGCTCAGGCGCGCCTGCGGCGCTTGGCGTTCTGGGAGGACATTGGCCTCAGCGTCCTCAATGTGGCGGCGGCCTTCATTCCCGCCCTCAATCCGTTGATGCTGTGGATTGCCGGATCGCAGTTGGTGGGCGGGCTGTTCTATGCCATCCAGTCCTGGGAGGCTGGCGATACCGCACAGGCCCTGGCCCAGGTCGAATCGCTGCTGGTCAACGTGGCCATCGCCGGGGTCAGCGTGGGGGCCGCCAAGGTCGTGGGTGCACGTCTGGTCGATGACCTGCAACCGATCGAGGTCAACGAGCGACCGCTGTTGTGGCGACCCGATCTGGAGCACTACCGCAGCGCTGCGACGTTGCCGCAAACCCTTGCCCCCGATGCCCAGGGACTGTACTGGCAGCAGGGCCGCAGCTACATCCGTCTGCAGCAGTCCATGCATGAGGTGGTGTCGGACATGCAAGACCAGTGGTACGTCCGTCATCCCAGCGATGAACAGGCCTATCGACCGCCCTTGCAACACAATGGTCGCGGCGCCTGGCGCTTGGCATACGACAACCCGCTGGAGTGGGAAACCGACGAACTGCTCGCGCGCCAGGGATCGGTGGGTGAATCACTGAGTGCCGCCCAGCGAAACGCAGCCCTGCAAATCACGGGCCTTTCGGCCGACGTGCTACGACGCCAGCTGATCGACGGTGCCGCGCTGCCCTCCCCCCTGGAAGATCTGCTGCTGCGTCTTGAGGGGCGCGAAACGGCGTTGCCACAAGGCACGTCCGCCGCCGCACGGCTGAGCGCTCAATTCCCGGAACTGCCCGCATGTGCATTGGACGAATTGCTCGACCACGCCAGTCCAGCCGAACGCCAACGCATGGCCCCAAGCGACGGCAGAATCCCCCTGCGTGTCCTTGAAGAAGCACGCCTGCTGCAAGCGACGATACGCTTGAACAGGGCCATCCTGGGGCTGTACCAACAGCACCTGGCAACCCGCGATACCGCCTTGCTGCGCAGCGGGCTCTCAGGTGGCGCAGTAACGAGCGATGCCGAGCTGTTCGCTGTCGCGGTAAACGACCGCCCGCGCGCAAGCCACGTCTTAGGCCAGCAAAGGCGTCCTGGAGCGTTCCGCTCGCCGCTGCGCTTGAGTGAGGGCCGTGTCGGCTACCCGCTGAGCGGTCGTGGCACCCCGCTCGATCATCCCACCGCCGCCCAGCGACGACTGGCACGTCTGTTCCCTGCCGCGTCGCATAGCCAACTGCAGGATGTGCAGAAAACCCTGAGCGCCGCGGGCGATCTTGGCCAGGGCCTGCTCGACCTGGAGCGTCAGTGGCAAGACTTGCACCAGACCCTGCTGCGCTGGAAACACAGTGAGGCTGGCCTCTTCGAGAACGATGCCCGTATCGAGTGCGCCAGACGACTGTACCGTGCCTGGCGTCGGGAGACCGACGGCGAGCTGGTGCTGGACCGGATGACACTCGATGAGCTGCCCGAGCTGACGACGGTCTTCCCGACTATTCGCCACGTGCGCATCGACAGCTTGGGCCTGTTGCGCCTGCCCGCCAAGCTGTTCGAGTGCTTCCCGGCACTTGAGTCTCTCTCGATCACCGGTAACTTCGAGATCGACAGCGCCGCATTGACCGAGGCGCTGCAACAGGCGGTGAAAGTACGCAGGCTGGACCTCTCCAGCAACGCCCTGACCGACCTCGGCGTGCTGGCGCCGGCGCTGCGTGCCATGCCGCACCTGCGTCACCTGGTGCTCAGCCGCAACGCGCTGAGATTGAGCGTGGCGGACGTGGAAATGCTCGCCCAGCGGCGGTTGGACAGCCTGGATCTGCACAACAACCGGATCCAGCTCGATGCCGCGACCGCCGAGGCGTTCCAAGGACTGATCGACCTGCGCGAGCTGGATTTGAGTATCAACCCACTAACAGTGGCACCCGACGTCAGCTACATGGCACGCCTGTCACGCCTCGACCTCTCCCGGGCCAATCTCGATCGCTGGCCCGAGGGCCTGATCCTGCTCATGAGTCAGTTGCAGTATCAACTGCGCCAGGTCGATCTCTCCTTCAATAATCTGCACAATCTCGAGGCGCTCGACACGGTGCTGGCCACGCCCTTTGTACGTGATGTCGCCCAGCAACGCCCAGGGCTGCGCCTGAGCCTGCACTACAACCTGATGGATGAAGCCCCGCTGAGCCGCCTGCGCCGCAGCGGCCTGACGATCTACGAGCACGATGAGGTTCGGGCGTCGAATTGGCAGCAGTTCTACCTTGACGGACGCACGGATGAGCACGTCCAACTGTGGAACGAGTTGCACGGCATGCCAGAAAACCAGGCGCTGTTCGAGCAGTTGCAGATCGTGACCGACTCGGCCCAGGCGCAACGTCAGCCGCAGGCCATGAGTGCCCGTGCCTGGGCGATACTCGAGCAAGCGGCCGCCGACACCCGCTTGCGAGACCAACTGAACGCGGTGGCCGAGAGCTATCCGGTCACCTGTGGGGACGCCGGCACCGATGCGCTCAGCGCTCTGGAAACCGAGCTCTACCTGCACCAACTGGCCAACGACCCCACACCGCTACACAGTAAATGGCAGGCGCTGCGCAAGGTGTATCGACGCAGCCTGGTCAATCGGTTGGCCGACCGGATCGCTTTGGCACGGACCTTACGCAAAGCGGCCCTGCAAGCCGTCGAAGCCCACGCATCGATCCCTTCGCTCGATCCACTGGACGATCCCGAAGCGGTTCCCGATACCTGGCTGCGCCACGGCCTGGTCGATGATATCGAGATACGTCTGGCACTGCGCCAGAGCCTGGCAGTGATACTCGACTATCCGGAGCCTGAGGCCGGCATGCTGTACGAAAGCACTGCCAACCTCACGCCCACCGTCAGGAACAAAGTGGTCAAAGAGGTGCGACGCCTTGAAGAAAGCTCGAATCTGCGGCGCGCCTGGCTGCTGGAACAGCCGACGTGGCGGTACAGTGTGCGACGCGCCCATGAGCAGGCCTTTAGCACAAGCACGGACTTCTGGCAGCCGGGCATGGACTACCTCGACAGTTGCGTGGACGCGCTAGCGCCCAGGGTGGACCACCTATCGGCCTCGGTGAAGGCCTGTCTCGAACAGGCGCTTGGCCTGGTCTTGCCGCAAGCAGAGGGCCGCTTGAGCCCGGTTTCGCTCACCGATGCTCAGTACACCCAGGCCGCCAATGCGCTGCTGGCTGAGCAGCAGCGCGTGGAGCTGGGCTTGTTCGACAGCTTTACGCGTGAGGTGGAACAGGCATGA
- a CDS encoding UvrD-helicase domain-containing protein — protein MSHEQPPSSPPDLTPPAQLPWLRRLAARLLGRGLSRLQAQHRDSWFLGHAVGQRSGHTDGVRDGYERGRAEGYEAGRQVLVIRDCRDDTPAVPGQDNNLFDDWRLPLTADLKKRFKADVAQRLPATAQPSAAQWKLIFSDTPSTCVVAGAGAGKSTSLVLRILLLRHYLGFELDAMTVVTFTRESRKDFIKRLVQVFGLWHVEMTPATARELVRTFHSRILPLVRSLPGFSQLRAFETLGNDLPAGSEALAESTAFDLRLNDAQRQAMNLCYRDLLAESPRFAELVASLRREALLLKPLDPDHPDVQKRVQVTQLAAQRDEELCDVIEDLWFAAGAWPIKGIEPCRETVQIRGQRFHVHGRLAGQDTWVVLGFDPGESAQYQRPGAKLSVRAEWSVKRTLLQAFCDKPLIWLDNYDSAKRLAGSLAGDAVAGPGFEFKVKGELAAAPLLDAFVSAAGFIENLGLDVGRAVADLSFPSGDVDASFFEALALYWKAFEHHLLGMSPPVMTYNRMFALFGELNPQNLRLLPDTLLRPMAHLMLDEFQDVSPQIVSWLRATLAEIRRRGPSLTTGRTAAHSSLLCVGDDWQSIYGWRGSSPDYFIGFTQTFPSPANTRVLMVENYRSQQHIIDAAEHLVRGAPAIGGKKARASGAAAELPLSAVKVFERDDETMGRTVAEHYEQGESILILFRKSSDKTLILKSIDQLLKVESELPAERRRIRLLTYHSAKGLQADTVFMLGDCQYLTRSPHKNQLYRLAGLARDGDAQGYDTAQKDEVQRLAYVGVTRAIRHCYWYVERPDGEARTLPSAARRVDARLPCFDDLRG, from the coding sequence GTGTCCCACGAGCAGCCGCCATCGTCGCCGCCCGACCTGACCCCGCCCGCGCAGTTGCCGTGGCTACGCCGCCTGGCTGCGCGCCTGTTGGGTCGCGGACTGAGCCGATTACAGGCGCAGCATCGCGATTCCTGGTTCCTGGGTCACGCCGTCGGCCAGCGCAGCGGACACACCGACGGTGTGCGCGATGGCTACGAGCGTGGGCGCGCCGAAGGCTATGAAGCCGGGCGTCAGGTGCTGGTGATTCGTGACTGCCGCGATGACACGCCTGCCGTGCCGGGGCAGGACAACAACCTGTTCGACGATTGGCGTCTGCCGCTCACCGCCGACCTGAAAAAGCGCTTCAAGGCCGACGTCGCCCAGCGCCTGCCGGCCACCGCCCAGCCCAGTGCGGCGCAGTGGAAGCTGATCTTCAGCGACACGCCCAGCACCTGCGTGGTGGCCGGTGCGGGGGCGGGCAAGTCCACGTCCCTGGTGCTGCGCATCCTGCTGCTGCGTCATTACCTGGGCTTCGAACTCGATGCCATGACCGTGGTGACCTTCACCCGGGAGTCGCGCAAGGACTTCATCAAACGCTTGGTGCAGGTGTTCGGGCTGTGGCACGTCGAGATGACTCCGGCCACTGCCCGCGAGCTGGTGCGCACCTTCCACTCACGCATCCTGCCGCTGGTGCGCAGCCTGCCGGGCTTTTCCCAACTGCGGGCGTTCGAGACGCTGGGCAATGACCTGCCGGCAGGCAGCGAGGCGTTGGCAGAAAGTACCGCGTTCGACCTGCGCCTGAATGACGCCCAGCGCCAGGCCATGAACCTGTGCTACCGCGATCTGCTCGCTGAAAGCCCACGCTTCGCTGAACTGGTGGCCTCCTTGCGTCGCGAGGCGCTGCTGCTCAAACCGTTGGATCCGGACCATCCGGATGTGCAGAAGCGCGTGCAGGTCACCCAGTTGGCTGCGCAGCGGGACGAAGAACTGTGCGATGTGATCGAAGACCTGTGGTTCGCAGCCGGCGCCTGGCCCATCAAGGGAATCGAGCCGTGCCGTGAGACCGTGCAGATACGTGGGCAGCGCTTTCACGTGCATGGGCGCCTCGCAGGGCAGGACACCTGGGTCGTGTTGGGCTTCGACCCCGGCGAGAGTGCTCAGTATCAGCGACCCGGCGCCAAGCTTTCGGTGCGGGCAGAATGGTCGGTCAAGCGCACATTGCTTCAAGCTTTCTGCGACAAGCCACTGATTTGGCTGGATAACTACGACAGCGCCAAACGCCTGGCCGGCTCCCTCGCCGGGGATGCCGTCGCCGGGCCAGGGTTCGAGTTCAAGGTCAAGGGTGAACTGGCAGCGGCCCCTTTGCTCGACGCGTTCGTCTCCGCTGCCGGTTTCATCGAGAACCTGGGCCTCGATGTAGGGCGTGCGGTGGCGGACCTGAGCTTCCCGTCAGGCGATGTCGATGCGTCATTTTTCGAAGCGTTGGCGCTGTATTGGAAGGCGTTCGAACACCATCTGCTGGGCATGTCGCCGCCGGTCATGACCTATAACCGCATGTTCGCGCTGTTCGGCGAGCTCAACCCGCAGAATCTACGACTGCTGCCTGATACGCTGCTGCGTCCGATGGCTCACCTGATGCTCGACGAGTTCCAGGACGTCTCGCCACAGATCGTCAGTTGGCTGCGCGCCACACTGGCTGAAATCCGCCGGCGCGGTCCGAGTCTGACTACGGGGCGTACGGCGGCGCATTCTTCCTTGCTGTGCGTGGGCGACGACTGGCAGTCGATCTATGGCTGGCGCGGCAGCTCGCCCGACTACTTCATCGGCTTCACCCAGACCTTTCCATCACCTGCCAACACCCGTGTGTTGATGGTCGAGAACTACCGCAGCCAGCAGCACATCATCGACGCCGCCGAGCACTTGGTGCGTGGCGCGCCGGCGATCGGAGGCAAGAAAGCCAGGGCCAGCGGCGCCGCCGCCGAGCTGCCGCTGTCGGCCGTGAAGGTATTCGAGCGCGACGACGAGACCATGGGCCGCACTGTGGCCGAGCACTACGAACAAGGGGAAAGTATCCTAATCCTGTTTCGAAAATCCTCAGATAAAACACTGATTTTAAAAAGTATTGATCAATTACTTAAGGTGGAGTCTGAACTGCCGGCTGAGCGCCGGCGAATCCGCCTGCTGACCTATCACAGTGCCAAGGGGCTGCAAGCCGATACCGTCTTCATGCTTGGCGATTGCCAGTACCTCACTCGCTCACCCCACAAGAACCAGCTGTACCGTCTGGCAGGCTTGGCTCGCGATGGCGATGCACAAGGCTACGACACCGCGCAGAAAGACGAAGTGCAGCGCCTGGCCTACGTCGGCGTGACCAGGGCGATCAGGCACTGCTATTGGTACGTGGAGCGGCCGGATGGCGAGGCCAGGACGCTGCCTAGCGCTGCGCGCAGGGTCGATGCCCGGCTGCCCTGTTTCGACGATCTGCGAGGCTGA